The genome window tttaagatattaataatatgatctttggtcttcatagcataggtctaaatttttcatgaaaaatcatctataaaagtgacaaaataaagtgcaacaCTAATACCAAGAAATTAATAGATTCACTAAGAGTTTTTACCCTCAAagaaccacatacatctgtataaacctagtctaaggcatgcattttttttagacaaagtaggactagcaaatgaatctTTGTGTTATTTACcaatcaaacaatcaatacaagggttcaaatatgTACCTCTGAGgtttggcaatacctctctcttgaaaAAAGCTAGCAACCTCTTCTTGCTCATATGTcataatcgcctatgccacaactcaatGCTGAAATCTTTCTATGTAACATTCagttgctcaccataagctttggccTGCAACATGTATAAGGTGTGATATTTTTTTCCATAagttataacaagagaacccttaagcttccattgccctctgtgaaatctactatcatcatctagtcttccaactaaaattaaattcatcctcaagtcaatcacatacctcacatccttaagcatcaaTTCATAACCAAAGTTGatctttatgtggatatcactcatgccaatAATGTTTGTCgtaccatagttgcccatcttgacaacaccaaaattttcaaaactgTAGGTAGCAAAAAAACTTCCTTCATTGTGTAGCATGATAAAAAGCACTTGTGTTAATTACCCacttaagatcctgacacacaaaagaaaaaatattatgagaaaaagataaaatcaaacaatcaccaccctacactatgGCCGTAATATTATTCtatttatattttaggttcacaagttttctgatcaagaaagtTTTGTTGTCAGctatttttttttcatagagaccttccaacttttttcaaagagaatatgcaggattttcagtagaaacatgatgAAAGACACTGTCAttgagccactatcgaataaacctaaCTGTTTTTCAGTCtaatctcttccactcatcatctgtcatagttgtgggcttTGCACTATCTCCCGACAaaagtccatacaaatctttgtaatacaagagatattctattcttggttttcatatcatccaattgtttccattcaagctaatcatacaagaaacactactggcctccatgttcaaacataaaaattaaatcacaAAAACCCTACTCTAATACTAGTTGatgagatataaaaagaaataaacttttgtatatcaaCAAATACTCGTaagccataatacgcagcggaattaaatgaaatcacaatcaaatagaacatcatatttatgtgaaaaatctctttaacgtgaagggtaaaaaccacggggtaaactgtagataatccactataaaaataataaatataaaatcttaGCCTTTTGCCCAAAACTCAAGTAATAATCTCAAGAAAATAACTGTAAAATAAGGATCGCCACTGCATAATATCCAAATTtttcccaagtaatcatagcaagaatCTACCGTAGATCTAATAGATAAAAATTGGATGATTAAAAATAATCTCTATGTGTTGttcttatctttttctcttttcttctcttgttttactgtttttttcttatttttctcttaAAATCGTAATCATCACACCCTCCTAAAAGTTAGATAAAGGAGATGAAATGTAGGCTGTTAATGCCCACTATGAGCTAAACacgtgggctgtcagcccaacgaaCATATTCGTAGGCCTTTAAACAATAATCCTGTATAAAAGCTGCTAACCTGCGTTTAGAAAATATAGCATATATAGATTAATGATATCTCAAAATGTTAAATGGATGTGCAAAAGGCAGTCTTCAATAAATGAGAACATTTGGATGCCAATATTTACATCGTCTAGAATATTGAGATATTTGATACAATATCATGTTGTACTTGCATCAATTAGTAGCACCAATTAGTCTAACAGCTCTTGCAGGATTCGATTCTACATCATTTCGTTGTTATGTTTATTTGGGGCATTCATCATCGACCTTCAAACATCGTGATCGACACATTGTTGATGGACAACGAGTCCTGCTTGCTCGTCGAGGAATCGGGTTCCAGCGGCCCTCTCATGGCAACAAAGCCCGGTTGCCTCGGCTGCGGCAGCAGCGCGCTGTCGCTTCCCAACATGAACAGCACCGTCGACATCGTCGGTCGGTCCTCCGGTCGCTCCTGAACGCACAGAAGTCCGACCTTCATGCACCTCAAGACTTCCGCCTTTGGGTACGAGTCGCCGATGGCTTCGTCGACCAAGTCGAGGCCTTTACCTTCTCTCCATAGGCTCCACGTCTGAAGGCAATCACTGTTAGTGGCACACCGAGGGAGGAAGACGACGATGAGTTCTTATACTTACGTATCCCAGAAGATTGAGGTTGCGGGACGAGTCATAGATTCCTCTGTTCTTTTTGCCGCTGATGATCTCAAGTACCAACACGCCGAAACTGAACACATCAGATTTCACGGAGAAGATTCCATCCATGGCGTATTCGGGAGACATGTATCCGCTGCAGTAATGGTAAGAGTAAGAAGCGTCTTTGATTCTGCTGGTCACGATGCACATGTATTATGTGTTCTTGAAGTCTTACTATGTTCCGACGACTCTCTTGGTGTTTACTTCCGTTTCGTCCCCTCCAAATATCCTTGCCATGCCGAAGTCAGATATCTTGGGGTTCATGTGCATGTCGAGAAGAATGTTGCTAGCTTTCAGATCCCTGTGGATGATCCTCAATCTGGAATCCTGATGGAGGTACAGAAGACCTCGAGCAATCCCAACTATGATGCTGTAACGCGTTGGCCAGTTCAGCAACCAACCCTTGGCTTTATCTGAGCAACGATTCTCATGATGAGTGATGAATGGAGATGCAAAATGCCACGAGAAGGTGAAAGGATGAACTGATCACCAAAGATGAAGGAGTCCAAGCTTCCGTTGGGCATGTACTCGTAGATCAACATCCTTTCTTCTCCTTCAATGCAGCAACCAAGAAGGCGAACAAGGTTACGGTGCTGCAGCTTGGCGATCAGCACCACCTCGTTCTTGAACTCATCGAACCCCTGCACCGATGTCTTGGACAGCCTCTTCACAGCTATATCTTGCTCGTCCTCCAGCTTTCCCTGCGAGCTTCTGGTTGAGAGCAGACAAATTGGGTGAAACTGTAAATCGCGAGACTCGGTCGATTCCCTACCTTGTACACGGGACCAAATCCCCCCTCGCCGAGCTTGTTTTCCATGGAGAAGTTGCCTGTGGCGTCTGCGACCGTTCCCAGATCGAACAACGGGAGGTCCAAGTCCTTCGCTTCTGTTCCTTCATCGTTATGTCGCTCTGTGAAGGAGGTGGCCATGCCTGACATACCTGCTGAGTGATAACAACAGATGATGAAGGATTCCTCTCTAGTGGTAGTAACAAGGTAAAGAAGAAAAAGTGTTGATGGTACATCTGctgcttcttttcttccttctccaaACACAGCAACCGACCAAAGCTAGGATTGAGATGAAGAGAGCAAGGATCACACTGATCACGGTTAAATGGATCCGGTGATGACTTGATTCTGAGTCTGAAATATCAACATGCTCATATGAAAACAAGAACAAAATTATCTGTTCTCCTCAGAAAAAAACCTTCGAGAAACTTGCAGTATATATTAGCATGATATTTTTAGTACCACCACCTTCAGAGATGTCAAATACTGCTTGTACTAATTTTCCTATGAGCTAAATATCACAAATGGCAACGAGACCGAGCTGTACATACCTAGATCGGCGGCCGCCGCCCTGACATAGAGATCCTGTCCTCCACTGCCGAACACCCTCAGATCTGTGAGATTAGTACTCCATAGTAAgcacccgctgccgctcccgctgaTGTTGGCTTGAGCGTAGGCCGTGCACGAGCAATTCTTCAAACACTTAGCTCTGCACTGGTCCAGGGTCGTGCCGACCCATTCCACCGTCGAGCTCGACGTGTCCGGTAGCTTCGCTCCGCTCACTAAGACGAACCCGTCGGTCCCGTTCCGGCAGTCTACCTCCGACTTCCTCACGCACCCGTCGGAGCCGTCCCTGAATTCCCAGTTGGTCGGATTCTTCGGCTGGAACCCCTGAGGGCAGCCGCACAGCGGCGGCCTGCTGGTGTCGCAGACGGCGTTGGGGCCGCATGGGAAGATGGTGTCGCATGGGTCCATTGGGGCGTACCAGATAGGGTTCCAGAACTTGCTGTCGTCGACCCACAGCAGTCGCTGCGCGGTGCCGGAGTGGTTCATGACCAGCCTGGAGACGATCGATGCGTCGATCGTGTGGAAGACGTAGACGACCTGGGTGGCGTCAACGAAGAACTGAACCGAGATCTTGTTGTAGGACACCATCTGTGGGATGCCGGCGAACCGCACCCCATTCCATGGGCCACCGCGCCACACCGGACGCGTCCCTGACCATTCAAAGACCTGGGGATCGCCGCGCAGATCGATGCCGAAGGTGTACTCTCCCGGCGCCGGGTCGATGGCGCTCGCCCACGACGTGAGCGTACGGTTGAACCCGGTCGTCAGATTCCACCCGAGCTTCATGCCCGGCAGGAGCGTGTCGGTCGGGTAGTCGAAGCTCTGCCACGCAAAGCTGTTCGGATCACTAGAAATACCATCCGCCTCCCTGACGACAAAGTTCCCATCGTCGAGGAGCTGCGCCACCGGGTCTGAAAGAGCGAGCGACGGCGAGGACCAGACGACGGTCGAGTTCTCGCCGGTGATGACGAGCGTTCCGTTGGCCGCCACCGATAGGCTTCCATGGGTGCGGGTGACAGGACGCTGGCGATTGGCGACCCACACCACCGTTTGGCCTGAGATATTGTAGTACCATATCCCGATATAGCGGCTGTCAGAACCGTTGGGGCTAAAGAAGCCCAACGCGAAGCTGCCGCCCTTGGAGATCAAGGGTTGCCCGCCGTCAGCGAGGGGGTGGTCAAGAGTCAAGGTGTCAGCTCCATTGGAGGGGGAGGAGAGAGTGGTGTGGAGGTAGAGAAGGAAGGAGGCCCAAGAGAGCCTCCTCATGGTCAATTGATTATTCCTAGTGGTCTAATCTCAAAAGCAAGTCGAATGCTGTACATTTATTTGGTTGGCGTGCTTGTGGAAAAAATGTAGTTTCTTTCACTAACATCATCGCAACGTCATTTACTTGTTTACTCTCATTTGGCGTATTAACTTGATTTCTTCCGAAAGGGCAATGGTGACTCATCGAGACAGCCAACATGTCATTTCAACTTGTCGACATCGCTTcctcttgtttttattttttaataaatgatGGAGATtaaattcaaaattttatgataattattattttttttttgtaactaaattagctgacatctttagtaccacacaaaaaaaaaaaaatatatatatatatatatatatatatatatatatatcggataAAGTTTCAAATTCTTAATCTTATTTTTTACTTATGATAGATAGGACTTAACCTTATCAGACAAATAATATGACATCGAGGAAAGCTTTCACTTGACGCCGGAGGTTACCACACGACATTGATTAGAAAATTGATTCGATAATCTATTTGATTTGGCCCATACGGTGGCCACGCGACATTAATTAGAAAATTGATTCGATAATCTCGATTGATATCAAACCTAATTATGTGTTGAACAATAAAAATTTATCATGAAATAGAGCTAAAATTATTCTATATGAATCTAAATTATAAAGATTCAATTAAAACGAATAATCGTGTACAAATCCTAAAGAATTGTGTTATATGTAAACATCGAGAAGTAAATTAGTCAGATGTGGAATGCCTTTCATTCTACTATTGCATGAATCCAATTATGATTGAATGGCCTAACAGTGATTGATGAGGCTTGTGTATTGACTCTTTCAAATAAATATGAGGCAGTGAGGTCTCCAAAACACATTGACCCACGGCTTGTCATGTGGAAAATTTTTATCCATGATAGTAACCCACAAGGAGAATTGAGGCACATTGACTCACGTTGACTTGACTTTAGGAACCCACATCGACTCTTTCGAATAAATATGAAGCGGTGAGGAGTCCTAAAATGATCTACGACTAGTCATGTGGAAAATTTTGATCCATGATAGTCTACCGAAACAAGGAAAGATGAGGCACGCTTACTTGACTTTAGTGACCAACATACCCTTCATACTATGTAAATAATAAATTACCATAAATATTATACAGTATATTTGTCTTAGTGCATCAAATTAGTTAAGAGTTTTTATTTGTCTTAGTGCATCAAATTGTGGGTTTACTATACAAATTAGTAACTTAAGTTTTTATACTgaattaatatttgatttgatatatgacgacgaccccgtcccgatcggaccattgCACCGGACCGACCCCGCGGGCTCGAGGGACGCCCCggagagatccccgacatccggacccgaaccgagtcgcgtcggccccgaggccacggctccaaagttgtttcccacaacaataATCTATAAGAAAATAAGAAGAATTTAGGCACCTTAACTTGACTTTATTGACACACTGACAAAACAATATATATACGGTCACTATAGTTTTGAAAATCTCATCCCAAAATCTTTTGGGTAGCTAGGCCTATGAACCGTCATCACTATTATCcgatcttatacatttcaattgcTTTTCTATCTCTctttcaactctagcatgaaactctttaagatattaataatttgatctttggtcttcatagcATAGGTCTAAACTTTTcatgaaaaatcatctataaaagtgataaaataaagtacaccacttataccaagaaattAACAGATTCACTATGAGTTTTTGCCCTCAAAGAACCACATGCATCTATATAAACACaatctaagacatgcattttttttAGATAAAGTAGGACTATCAaataaaactctatgttgtttaccaatcaaacaatcaatacaaagaTTCAAATGTGTACCTATGACGTCTGGCAATACAACATGTATCTCTTGAAAAGAGCTTGCAACCTCTTCTTACTCATGTGTCACAATCGCCTATATCATAACTCAAATCTTTCTCTGTAATATTCAATTGCTCACTATAAGTTTTGGCCTACAACATGTATAAGGTGTGATATTTTTTTCTATAAGTTATAACAAGAGAACTCTTactaagcttccattgccctttgtgaaatctattatcatcatctaatcttccaactaaaattaaatttagtCTCAAGTTAACCACATGTCTTACATCCTTAAGTatcaatttgcagacaaagttggtctttatgtggatatcacccatgccaataatGTTTGTCgtaccatagttgcccatcttgacaacacctagTAAAAAAACTCCCTCCATTGTGTAGCATAATAAAAAGCACTTATGTTAATTATCCACTTAAGATCCTgacacataaaataaaaaatattatcagaaGAAGACAAAATCAAACAATCACCACCATATACTATGTCCGTAGTATTAtccttatcctttgactctgtagactctacttcttttctctttttcttccttttcttaggTTGTTtatattgattcttgtaatgtcctttttcACCATAGTTGCagtaaacaatatcttttcttgatcttgacttacttcTACTCATGTGTGAACTGCTTCTATCCTTAGACTTTAACCTTCatatgttctctgagataagtatctatgaatcattctgagatgttgctgaattcttttttCTCAACTCCTCGTTTAACAAACTGCTTATTACTtaactcatggtgacaacaccataTGACGTAGAATTATTAAGAGAAACAACTAATGTCTccaaactttctagtaatgaactgggaAGTAATAATGTCTGCAACttattatcaagagacatttttatagaggataactagttagtgatactctgcatttcattcaaatgctcaacaatagaagcattatatttatattttaggttcataagttttctgatcaagaaagtTTTATTATcaactatttttttttcatagagaccttccaactttttccaaagagaatatgcaattTTCAATAGAAACATGATGAAAGACACTGTCATcgagccactgtcgaataaacctaACTGTTTTTcggtctaacctcttccactcatcatttgtcatagtgtgggctttgcactatccccctgcaaaggtccatacaaatctttgtaatacaagagatattctattcttggttttcatatcatccaattgtttccattcaagctaatcatgcaagaaacactattggcctccatgttcaaacacaaaaattaaatcaccaaaatcctgctctgataccagttgatgggatataaaaagaaataaacttttgtatatgaataaatactcgcaagccataatacgcagcggaattaaatagaatcacaatcaaatagaacaccaagatttacgtggaaaacctTTTTaaagtgaagggtaaaaaccataggGTAAACTATAGATAATCCACTACAAAAACAATGAATATAAAAATCtcagtcttttgcccaaaactcaAGTAATAATCTCAAGAAAATAATTGTGATACAAGGATTGTCACTGTGCATAATTTTCAAATTCTTCCCAAataatcacagcaagaatctatatctcatctaacttgagatgaaaatTGGATGATTAAAAATTGTCTccttatctttttctcttttcttctcttgtttttctatttttttcttctccctttttaAACAAGTTGTTGCTATAATTTTTCTCTTAAAACAAATCGTAATCATCACACCCTCCTAATTTGATATAAGGTTAAATAAAAGGAGATGGGTTATTAAAGCCCACTATGAGCTAAACTTGTGGGCTGTCGGCCCAACAAATATATTTACAAGGCGTTTAAACAATAATCCTGTATAAAAGCTGCTAACCTGCATTTAGAAAATATAGCATATATAGATTTATGATATCTTAAAATGTTAAATGGATATGCGAAAGGCAGTCTTCGATAACCGAGAACATTTCAATACAAATACTAACTAAGAGCAACAAATGAAGCACTATCGACAACTGCTTTGGGAAGTGAAATAACGAAAATGAAAGGCAGTCTTCAATAACTGAGAATTCACAGAGTGGGTCTTTTGAATTCCATCACTAACGTAGCATCTACAGTGAGATGGACCATGTAAAATACAAGAAACACACAACGGAGAATGACAGAACAACTTGTGAGAACCTGAACATTTTCTGGTTCACTTGCACAAGGTATAGGTATTTCAGTGCATGACCACATCCTCTCATTTCTTAGTTATAAGTTCCAAATGCAATAATAGTTGACTTTACAAAAAATATGATGCACAAAGACAAACAAGGCTtgaatgatgattttattttattttcacggAATTCCCAAATGAGTTACATTCTAATCTATTCAATTTGCGGAAGGAAAAGGAACTAAATCCCTCAAACACAGCACGACCAGCACTCACCATATCTCCCCACATGTGACAGGTGACAGAAGTGTCGACTCTACTATACAATTCATCTCATCTGATTTCTATTGTACAAAtccgtgaatatatatatatatatatatatatatatatatatatatatatatatatatatatatatatatatatatattaaaaaatataataataagtaaaaatactatGTGTCATatcacacgtatcatcactcatgtgattgacttacaTGATATCTATGACTagcacatcacaatatatatagcatacaagataaagtgataaaatgtcaaataatataacaagcaaaaagaacaTGTATTATGttgcacgtgtcatcactcacgtaattaacttgcagggcacatatgactagtagtTCCTTAACACATGTCGAAGTCGATAAGGGGATTTTCAAACTCGACCCCTCTGAAACTTAATTTAGTATTAGGTGATAAATGTTCAGGGAAGTTTGAGTGTTCCAAGTCTTCCTCTCTAATGTTGGTCAAAAGGTTGGTTTTTAAACCTGTGGACAAAGGTCGATGGTACAAAGTCTGTTAATGGCCATCGGCTCATCGTGCGGTTGGCTCATTCCTTTCATGTGGAAATTGACCAACCTACATGGATGCGCCTTGAGCGACGCCGTTCTGAGCTTTCCAAAGTGGCTCTGTACAATGCAACATCGTCTTGCATGACCTCGAACAATGTGAGTACAAGTAGTCGTCTTGTCCAAGTTTGATGTATCGCAACAGCATAGCGCACCATGTTAGCCCAAAGGCCCCATGTTGGCGTTGATGTGGCTATTGACCGTTGCCACGGGGGTGATATCAAAATATGTCATATCAACGTGTAACCTCGTAAAATCAATATAACCTCACTTGTAATATGAATGTAATaatagtatattatatatatttttttcaaggaTTTACATAATAAATGATTATAACATGATGATAACGAGTTGAcagtttattattttttatttaaatttcaaGCTACTTGTATtcatatttgatatatttttagcataatattatcacaatataaagACGTTCAACCTGTGTGTAGCAGTACATTTAATTGCCGATCTTGACCCGAACTTATATATATAATCGAATGATCATAAGATGACATAattaatcattttattatttgttttattttactTCGTCTAGAATATCGAGATATTTGTTCCATTATCATATTGTACTTGCATCAATTAGTAGCACCAATTAATCTAACAGCTCTTGCAGGATTCGATTCTACATCATTTCGTTGTTATGTTTATTTGGGGCGTTCATCATCGACCTTCAAACATCGTGATCGACACATTGTTGATGGACAACGAGTCCTGCTTGCTCGCCGAGGAATCGGGGTCCAGCGGCCCTCTCATGGCAACAAAGCCCGGTTGCGTCGGTTGCGGCAGCAGCGCGCTGTCGCTTCCCAACATCAACAGCACCGACGACATCGTCGGTCGGTCCTCCGGTCGCTCCTGAACGCACAGAAGGCCGACCT of Musa acuminata AAA Group cultivar baxijiao chromosome BXJ1-7, Cavendish_Baxijiao_AAA, whole genome shotgun sequence contains these proteins:
- the LOC135587023 gene encoding receptor-like serine/threonine-protein kinase SD1-8 isoform X1, with translation MRRLSWASFLLYLHTTLSSPSNGADTLTLDHPLADGGQPLISKGGSFALGFFSPNGSDSRYIGIWYYNISGQTVVWVANRQRPVTRTHGSLSVAANGTLVITGENSTVVWSSPSLALSDPVAQLLDDGNFVVREADGISSDPNSFAWQSFDYPTDTLLPGMKLGWNLTTGFNRTLTSWASAIDPAPGEYTFGIDLRGDPQVFEWSGTRPVWRGGPWNGVRFAGIPQMVSYNKISVQFFVDATQVVYVFHTIDASIVSRLVMNHSGTAQRLLWVDDSKFWNPIWYAPMDPCDTIFPCGPNAVCDTSRPPLCGCPQGFQPKNPTNWEFRDGSDGCVRKSEVDCRNGTDGFVLVSGAKLPDTSSSTVEWVGTTLDQCRAKCLKNCSCTAYAQANISGSGSGCLLWSTNLTDLRVFGSGGQDLYVRAAAADLDSESSHHRIHLTVISVILALFISILALVGCCVWRRKKRSSRSGMSGMATSFTERHNDEGTEAKDLDLPLFDLGTVADATGNFSMENKLGEGGFGPVYKGKLEDEQDIAVKRLSKTSVQGFDEFKNEVVLIAKLQHRNLVRLLGCCIEGEERMLIYEYMPNGSLDSFIFDKAKGWLLNWPTRYSIIVGIARGLLYLHQDSRLRIIHRDLKASNILLDMHMNPKISDFGMARIFGGDETEVNTKRVVGTYGYMSPEYAMDGIFSVKSDVFSFGVLVLEIISGKKNRGIYDSSRNLNLLGYTWSLWREGKGLDLVDEAIGDSYPKAEVLRCMKVGLLCVQERPEDRPTMSTVLFMLGSDSALLPQPRQPGFVAMRGPLEPDSSTSKQDSLSINNVSITMFEGR
- the LOC135587023 gene encoding receptor-like serine/threonine-protein kinase SD1-8 isoform X2, whose product is MRRLSWASFLLYLHTTLSSPSNGADTLTLDHPLADGGQPLISKGGSFALGFFSPNGSDSRYIGIWYYNISGQTVVWVANRQRPVTRTHGSLSVAANGTLVITGENSTVVWSSPSLALSDPVAQLLDDGNFVVREADGISSDPNSFAWQSFDYPTDTLLPGMKLGWNLTTGFNRTLTSWASAIDPAPGEYTFGIDLRGDPQVFEWSGTRPVWRGGPWNGVRFAGIPQMVSYNKISVQFFVDATQVVYVFHTIDASIVSRLVMNHSGTAQRLLWVDDSKFWNPIWYAPMDPCDTIFPCGPNAVCDTSRPPLCGCPQGFQPKNPTNWEFRDGSDGCVRKSEVDCRNGTDGFVLVSGAKLPDTSSSTVEWVGTTLDQCRAKCLKNCSCTAYAQANISGSGSGCLLWSTNLTDLRVFGSGGQDLYVRAAAADLDSESSHHRIHLTVISVILALFISILALVGCCVWRRKKRSSRCMSGMATSFTERHNDEGTEAKDLDLPLFDLGTVADATGNFSMENKLGEGGFGPVYKGKLEDEQDIAVKRLSKTSVQGFDEFKNEVVLIAKLQHRNLVRLLGCCIEGEERMLIYEYMPNGSLDSFIFDKAKGWLLNWPTRYSIIVGIARGLLYLHQDSRLRIIHRDLKASNILLDMHMNPKISDFGMARIFGGDETEVNTKRVVGTYGYMSPEYAMDGIFSVKSDVFSFGVLVLEIISGKKNRGIYDSSRNLNLLGYTWSLWREGKGLDLVDEAIGDSYPKAEVLRCMKVGLLCVQERPEDRPTMSTVLFMLGSDSALLPQPRQPGFVAMRGPLEPDSSTSKQDSLSINNVSITMFEGR